The following are from one region of the Vitis riparia cultivar Riparia Gloire de Montpellier isolate 1030 chromosome 9, EGFV_Vit.rip_1.0, whole genome shotgun sequence genome:
- the LOC117922019 gene encoding vacuolar cation/proton exchanger 2-like — protein MGSIEEKIDLESDEEIPFSTSQGTRKVHSFDFETSHIGSHAALSTSWIFKKMRTAPLRSVYIVLIKAKINMLLPFGPLAILLHYLTRKHGWVFFFSLLGITPLAERLGFATEQLAFYTGATVGGLLNATFGNATEMIISMYALKHGMIRVVQQSLLGSILSNMLLVLGCAFFTGGIKNHTKVQEFNKAAALVNSGLLLMAVMGLMFPAVLHFTHTEVHFGKSELALSRFSSCIMLVAYASYLFFQLKSQPNLYSPIDEDTEKIEEDSDEDVPELTQWEAISWLAILTLWVSVLSGYLVDAIEGASESLNMPVAFISVILLPIVGNAAEHASAIMFAIKNKLDITIGVAIGSSTQIAMFVIPFCVVVGWIMGQPMDLNFQLFETATLFIAVLVVAFMLQEGTSNYFKGLMLILCYLIVAASFFVHVDPTKDND, from the exons ATGGGTTCCATTGAGGAGAAGATAGACCTTGAATCAGATGAGGAGATCCCTTTTAGCACATCACAAGGCACAAGAAAagttcattcttttgacttcgAGACATCTCATATTGGGTCTCATGCAGCTCTCTCCACCTCATggatctttaaaaaaatgaggaCTGCTCCTCTAAGAAGTGTTTACATTGTCTTAATTAAAGCGAAGATAAATATGTTGCTACCTTTTGGTCCCTTAGCAATTTTGCTACATTATCTTACTAGAAAGCAT ggATGGGTCTTCTTCTTCAGCTTATTAGGTATTACCCCTTTAGCCGAGCGTTTGGGTTTTGCCACTGA GCAGCTTGCATTCTACACAGGCGCTACAG TTGGGGGTCTTCTAAATGCTACCTTTGGCAATGCGACAGAAATGATAATTTCAATGTATGCATTGAAGCATGGGATGATAAGAGTTGTTCAGCAATCATTATTGGGCTCCATCTTGTCCAATATGCTTTTGGTTCTTGGATGCGCATTCTTCACTGGCGGGATAAAAAATCACACAAAAGTTCAGGAGTTCAATAAG GCAGCTGCCTTGGTGAACTCAGGATTATTGCTTATGGCTGTTATGGGTTTAATGTTTCCAGCGGTGCTTCACTTCACACACACAGAGGTGCACTTTGGGAAATCAGAATTAGCTCTTTCAAGATTTAGCAGCTGTATAATGCTTGTGGCATACGCCAGCTACCTTTTCTTTCAGCTTAAAAGTCAACCGAATCTTTATAGTCCCATTGACGAG GACAcagaaaaaattgaagaagattCTGATGAAGACGTTCCAGAACTAACTCAATGGGAAGCAATTAGCTGGCTTGCTATTCTCACTCTATGGGTGTCTGTACTCTCTGGATACCTTGTTGATGCTATAGAG GGAGCATCTGAGTCATTAAACATGCCAGTGGCTTTTATTAGTGTCATTCTGCTTCCAATTGTAGGAAATGCTGCTGAGCATGCCAGTGCAATTATGTTTGCCATAAAGAACAAGCTT GACATCACAATCGGAGTTGCAATTGGTTCATCTACACAAATAGCAATGTTTGTG ATTCCCTTCTGTGTGGTTGTTGGTTGGATTATGGGACAACCAATGGACTTGAATTTTCAACTCTTTGAGACTGCCACTCTCTTTATTGCGGTGCTAGTAGTGGCATTTATGTTGCAG GAAGGGACATCAAACTATTTTAAAGGTTTGATGCTTATTCTATGCTATCTCATAGTTGCAGCCAGCTTTTTTGTACATGTTGACCCTACAAAGG ATAATGATTAA